The sequence TTTCAAACAAATAGTGAGCATATCTGCATCCATGTACCGATTTAACATCACAATTTTGCACTTGTAAGAGTAATTCATGGCATTATATACCACATGTTGGATtgttaattaaacaacattttgACCGCAACTTTTGATCAAATTATCTTCATTTTACCAGTTATAGTCTCTAACATTGCAATGTAGTTCCAGAtcagtttttaaaaaaagaaaaatatgccTTTAAATGTGTATATTTAACAATGTTACAGCAAATTGAAGTTGGACCATTTGAAATTGAAGTCATATGTAGCCCAGCTGTCGCCACGGCgtcatgattgaaaatcaaaacaGAGAAGAAAGCTGACTAGACAGATTCCTTCCCTCCATAGGACCATCTCGATTCTATTAAATATACTATGAGCCAAATTCCAACGGAGGGGATATCCAATGTCGCTGGAGTATCTTATACTCGGAAAAAACATTTCACCAGATTTCTTTGAGTTTTAGCTCGGTACTATTATGctttttacaattttagttaGTCGATGCATTATAAAAAGATACAAATCAAATTATGTGTTCCTTGTTCCCATTTAGACTTGGTAATCCCTTCTCATTGCACTAAGGAAATGCGCCATAAGTCCAACTTCAAAAGAATATTTTCTCTCTTTCTGTTTCCAAAAGCACTGGTATTGACCATCTCTTGTTCAAGTCTTATAGTTGGATTTACAAATTATCAGCTGTGGATAAAATTTGTAGGGCAAACTATGCTAAACAACTAAAAGTGCCTAGGCATGGCCAACATATCTCAGTAATCAAAGTGCATGATTAGGGAAGCTCGAAGAAAGGTTAATGTGATCATAAAAGCTGGGgataaaagaaaaagagataATGATTAGGCATGAACAATATTCATTTACACGTCTGCTGATTAAATATAACCATTCAAAGATATGGAGTATAGTAAGATTCGATTAAAGTTGAATCCAATAAACTAGACAAGAAGTTTTCATAGTTTAAAGAGTTTTGATATGAGCATCATCATTATATCAGTAGAATAATTCCTATCCTTGTCTTtttctgttttctttttatgaagTGAGCCAAAAAAAACCTAAGAAAAAACCAAGAACAAGGACAAACGACCACCTTATATGAATTGACTGCTCCTTTGCGGCTCGAAGACTCGAATCTTCTGGGGGAAGTAACTTGCACATAGCCAGCGCTTCCTCAAAATTGCCTGAAGCTGTTAGCTGAACAATCTGGGAAAATGAAATACAACATATGGTATTTTATGAGGTCGTGGTCATCTTTTTAGTTCATAAAAGTTTAAGTCAAACATAACCGCCAGAGCCTTCTTTAAGCATTCCTAACATCAACTTTCTCACTGAAATTATGTTTTTCATCACAAAAGCCATGTAAATCAGcagtaaataaaataataatatctcCAGTAAGATGTCCAATGTCATGAAGAAAATCAAAGCATGATTTTCTCCCTTGGTCTATATTAACACATTACGAGTTTATGACTCCATATCATTGAAGAGGTACAACTTCTTGATTCCAACAGGTACTATGCCATATAATTAATGTTAGGATGAAAGATTGGCAAATATTGGCAAGACTGACCCACAAGAGATGTAGAATCTACAAATATTTCTTGGTACAGGCACAATTAACAAATTCATAATCAAATGCAAAGGCCAATTATTATGGAAAAAATGAAATGCACCTGTGCACCGAGAGGAACAggaaaaaatccataaacagaAGTCTCTAGAGCTACAATCATAGCATGGGTGCTCTGAAGGAGCCGGCGAGCATTACGAAGAACAACAGTTTGAATCAGTGGATAAGGATCTAGAAGAGACCGTATCTGCATatccaaaataaaattgttaACTGCGAAATTTCTCAAGACCATTCTCCATTCAGGTTGATAGCTAATTTATGCCAAGATACCTCAATATGTCTTGGTAAAAGACCTACTGCATATGGCATCTCAATAACCACTGATGCGGGGGCCTCCGACCAGCAGATCCTACCTTCCTGAAGAAGTTTACCATTTTGATCGACAAATACTCCAATATTATCCTGGAGAAAACATACGTAAATTTCACCACTTAATACATCCAGAAACTTTAGGCAACAAGACACGATATTGCATTTTGCATCAAGCTTGGATACTGCTTATGCAAGACATGCTCAAAAATTGTTCTCTAATCTGGAAACTTCGGGACATGAGTAACCTAAATCACATTATAAAAACCTTTTGGTGTGAAACACGGTGCTGGCATCATGTAGATAACGAGAAACATGAAATATATTACCTTCCCCAGAAGAAGCTCTCCAGATGGAAGAGATACAACCAATGGCGGGGCAGTTCTGCCTGAAGGAAAAACCTCTGACAATGCACCATTTGTTGAATTCAATATGACATATTCTCTTCTAATCCCCAAACATATATTTTCACCACACCATGACATTGACTTCACGTAGTCTGGAACACCAAATTCTTTCACCTCCGCAAACCCTCGTCCGCCTAAGAAAGCGATAAACTATCATGAATCAAGTCAATTTAGATAAAATGAACCATTGTATCCAAAAGATGTACAAACAAATTTGTCTTGAGTTCATAAATCATACTACGGAGTTCCAAGGTAAAGTATGCTAAGAAGCATAACCAAAAGGAATCGAAGATGATATAGTTCTTTTGGCAATCTAAATTTTGGGCCTTCCTAGACAATAATGGCAATGTAACAGCGTCCGAGAACCTAAATCCATgaaatcaaaatgaaaaaataattataaagccAAGTAACTTTCGTATACAAGGAGGCAGAGTTTACCATACATAAATTCAATCCTTGACACAGAACCAGCCAAACAGTAATATCCTCGTGATTATTCTTGCTTCTAACCCATCATACCGTCAGCAGAACATTAATAGTTCAACTCTCAAAACAGaggataaaaaaaacaaatcccGACAAAAAACCACAACCCATTTTAATCCAACAAAATGGAACCACCTAAACCTCATCTAAAATCACAAGTAATTACCATCGTGTCTGAAAATACAGACCCTTTTCTGCCGCGCGAAGCAGAGTAACCCCCTCTTCTCATCCCAAGAAAAAGCGTTCGCCCCCTTTGCCTTCGTAATCACAGCCAAAGTCTCCAAACTGGGCAGCCTGTGGAACGCAATCGACTCCGAGAGTGAGAGCAGGAGCTCCTTCGACTTAATGACTTCCATCGCGAGCATCGGCTTCTTGGAGAACCCATTAATCGTCCGCTGGAGCACATAGGGCTCCTTCTTCAGCTCTAGTGCATGATGATAGAATTCAGAGACGGTAGACGGCGTGGATCGATCCTCCTCCCCGGAGGACTCGGGACCGTAGATTCGGAGGGAGCCGTCGGAGCAGGAGAGGAGGACGGTGGAGCCACACGACTCTATGGCGTCGATTCTGGCTGCGGAATTGGGGACTAGCTGGAATGAATCGTAGGCGCTGTGCACCATTTTTTGTAACCGATTTTCGCGAACCTCCTTTTTTGTTCTAGCTTTTTCAAGTACTTTTTCAATCTGGGGAGGGGGAATCGGCAAAACGACGTCGTGCGAGAGCTGCTTTATTTGGGAGACAGTTGTTACAGTGGACTCGGGGGGAGGCCTCGTCCCGCGCTTCTTCCTTTTTTGGTCGGGTTCGTTTGGAGTTTAAACGCATCAATTTCGTGCATTCTAcagatataatattaaattactTCATTGAATTTACaggaaagaaatcaagaaaatgattCCATCACCGGCTCCCACAACACGGATCATTATCAATCCAACTCACCTATTTTATATGACGAGCTTTCAACATCTGTAATCCGTTAAGACAATTATATGCACAAGCAAACCGAGATCAACTATTTTATTTGATCTAtagaattaaattttaattaacaatatattttttgaaatttaagtttcaatcattttctaaattttctaaaattatcACGGGCcttttaaaaactaaaaataaaaattaaaccatTGTAAAACAGTACCCAGGGCCTACGGGAAAATGATAAGACTGAATGGGCCAATAATTTTGAACTGTTAATTGGGCTCATAGTCATGGGTGACTATTTGGGCTAATCCCTTTACCCACTAAAACTACTTTAATATTGTTCTCCATGAACCTCCTCGGCCCAATATACCTGCCAATGAGCCAAGTTTTCGCAATAGTGTAAAGATGATATCAATCGATCAATATATCTATATTTCtgtactatattattaaatttgaggcATTTAGAGTAATTAATTTTTGGTGTCatgatctgttttaataattatatatattaataaaattttaatgcaagttaTATGTAACACAGCGGatatagtttttgtttcttAGTCATTAACTTATGGGTTCAATTCTTACatggttatttttttattcctttctttttctatttattttttaattcatatatccaAATTGCAGTGTAgtctctcactatttcttataattatattttgattctcatttaattataaaccaaatcaattataaaaatattatacaagcacCCAACGCGTGCATCGGTGCActagtaataataaaaattcttgGCTAGCCTAGTTCGGCGAATCAATATTTTCTCAAATGGTCTATCATACAATATTTGTCCAAAAAAGTTTACTTGAGTAGCATTGCAAGCTAATGTGTTATGCTGAGGGTTTACTTAATATACACTGAATGATTACGACTGCGGGTTCTATGTCATAAAAAAGtagtaaataataaaatattccagacaaatcaaatgattggattttagcatatttaataaaaaaattacattttaaggCTAATTCATTGGTTAATATCCGAATGTtcgtcatttaaaaaaaaatcacgttTATTTCGTTTCTTAGTGGAATCATATTAATTCatgttatatttaataatttgtttctaatcTCTTACACTTCTCAAATAATTCGGTGACTTTGTGTATTCTATTTAcgataaaatttagaaaaccaAACTACGAGCTACATATCATCATTCCATTTTTTAGAATAtagatttaataatttatttcgcATCAAATTGGTACATTTATATTTGACTACAACTATACGTTCCATTTACATATTTCCAAGTGTAAGTGTATAACTTTAGAATAACTATCTTagataatatcaaaatatttaattttataattactcTTCTTATCCTATTAAAAACTTTCTCAAATAACCTcatattttacattaaaaaaatatatataaaatttctcttttaaatcgaacaactcttctaaattgaaaacaaTTTCAAGTTATGATATATATCAGTTCAACAGCTGATAaagcaaataaaataaaataaaatttaaaaaatacaagatAGTACAGAAAGGAACATCTGATTACAtggaaaacaacaaaaatatatatgcttATAAAGCGATCCAGCTTGTTTCAAACTTGTCAAATTAAAGAAAAGTTTATGAAACAAACCAATAGAAAAATGGACCATTAGTATGTAAGAAAAGCGAAAGCTctaagaaaaaggaaaaaaaaaccgTAAAAGAAGAAAAGCAATCTAAGTGACATCGGATTTAACTCATTTTTCACTCCACCTATGTAAAGAGAAACGGCTCAAACATTAGATTTTCTCCCTTCGTGACACTGAGCTATCAGACCACCGTCGCCATCTAACTGCCGCAGCGAATATCGTGTGTAGCCTTTTCAGATTCTGCTtaactaataaataaatattgattctGGACGATGAATAATTagtgggatttttttttttggttgattaTCTTGTGAAATCGTGGACGAAGCTCGGCCGGTCTGTGACGTTGAAGCGCCATGTATTGAGGTGGTTGTCTTCTTGCAGGAACTGGTACTCGTTGCCGTAGTAATAGGGTGTTTTCTGGGGCTGAGCTGCCCATGTGTTGTTAATCATTTGTTGAGTTTCCATGGCGCCGTAGCTGCCGCCATTGCTGGTGGCGGCGGCGGCTGTGGCTCGTCTCTCTTCTTTCTTGAAGCGAATCCCACATGCATTGCACAGTGACTGCAGCAATTCATTTGGTTCCAAATTAGTCTCCGGTATCAAAAAGTTTTGGAGATTGAATCTTTTCTAAAATAGAAggtaaaaaattaaatttggagTTTGAAGGCTAGATTTCGAATTGATATATCCTGATGCCATCCATTACTAAAGGGATCGAAAAGATGGATCCAAGAATCTAACAGATGAACACAGTTTGAGTtgtttttaaagtatttttggGTAAAATTTGTGGGAAAATCTGTTAAACTAACGTTTGACATGTTCAAGGTAAGACTGACCTTAGGACCTCTTGGACCGTTCCTCCACAGAGGAGTGGAGGTGGTGTCGCAATTAGCACAGCGGCGGGCGAGAAGAGGGTCACCGCCGGAGTTCCCACTGCTTCCACCACGGTTGCTCTTGGAGTTGGACGGCGGCGCCGGCGACTGCTTCGAAGGCAAAATATTCCACCCAAAAGCAGATATACGAGAAGAACGTTTCTTCTCACCATGATGGCCGTTCTCACTCGTCAGACGAGTGGAAGGCGTGCCCAAAGAAAGCGTGCAATCCACAGAAGACGAAGAAGAATTCGAGAAAGAGTACGTGTCCCCTCCTTCATCGTATCCTCGGTAGCCATTGTTCATGGAGAAAAGCATCGAAAACGAATTGCAGCTTTGCGTATGATACATCCCGCAGGTGCAACCCCCCACCACGTTCGAGCTACTGCATCGGTGCATCATTCTTCGATATTTCCGCACTCAAAATCTTATCTTTAACAAAATGGTCCTCTTCGAAACTCCAAGAAGGTTGAAAGACTGATCAATATTTTAGGGCAGATGGTGGTGTAGGGGTCAAGAACATAAAATTGACAGGGAGAAAGAACAAAAGAAGTGGGAGCAAATAGTTATCTGACAGCGACTTGTAATGCCAATAATAAAATTGTTTTGATCAAAAACAACTTGGGAAAGAGAGATGTGCTTTGAGTGTACGAAATAGCAGAGACCGCTGTTGTCCGTTAGCTATTAAACTGGCGAAATATCAGCCATCATCTGCAGTATCCCACGTTCAGTTTGATCGCCAATAAGTGAAGTTGATTATAAGCAAAACAAATTTCACACAAAACTACGTTCGCAGAGAGAAGAACTTAGATTACACTGCGCTGTATAATAATTCAAGAATGATACAGGAAGTGGGGTTAGGCTGTGGAGATTGGAGGGCTATTGCATGAGTTTTTATAGAACTCAGCTGGGGATATACGTACACATATAGATACATGGAGGGGGGGTGGGGGGATTGGGAGTGGTCATCGGGCAGTCAAAAGAGCCCACGTGACTAGCGGAACAGTCTTCCATGGATCTGCCTTCTCCGATCACGAGGCAATATTCTCCCcgttccatatatatatattatattgtataaTTTATTAGATTTTATAAATAGATTTCAATGATTAAATAAGTGTGAATAATATAAAGTGAATTgtaaataataatgtttattgAAATGATTAGTCTAACGTAGACGACCTTATAGTAATGTGCTTGAGTTGATCAAAATTTTACTAAAATACTAAATagaaaacaaatataaaatgaaatttatttgttgaatttgttgtgaaaattatggctaaaaaaatttaagcttTTGTAGTTTAATGATAATTTTGGGGAACATAatgaataataacaaataagaacttacatttttaatgtttttatagTTATACTGGTTTTAGATATAAAAAAACGTTAATTTGGAAGTGTTTGAAATATGATTATAAAAACCAGCTTGACAAAAGGGGATAATTTTAATACGGTAGAACTAAAGGTTTGTCGTCTTATCAAAAGTTACAGTgcaactaaaatttttaaaaatgtataatAGCTCAAgcacaatattttatttgttctaCCCAACATAGACAATTATTATAGCAACAATCTCCTTCCCAAAAATTGCATTCCTTACAATATTCAATGAGTTTTTTtgccaaaagttatagctggtggtaacggTGCAACTCAATTATTTTAAACCGTATAACAGCTCAATCAccacgtttcgattgttctgtctgacagagacaattattacacccaacaaatattatatattttgtgcCATCAAAATAAGTGTGTTTATCTATCTTAAtaagataataaaatatgacaaattaagatcaaatataatattaaaataatacatattatTCATTCTCAACCCACCATCTACACTCACGACATGCACACTGCCCCCCAACATTAGTGACAAAGTAAGTGGTCAAGAAGTCCCCACTTTTCTATACCACACTTTACCAGACTAGCTCGGGTGGTTTAAATTAAAGTAATATACTTCTCTATATTGTAGATTTAAGTTGATTAACAcagaaaaatatatgtttctcCATATCAATTTTCAATATCACGACATCGTTTTCAGATACAACGTCGGCCTTATGATAAAACAgactaaaaatttaaacaagaaacaaatTTGTTAGACtaaaattaattacaatttGAAACCTTATGtgacttaaattaaaaaattacatattacATGACCTAAAATATCCTCTCACATCTAATATAAAGTTGTTTATTTTGAGCATAATTCCTTGATAGATAAGAGATGTgtaatcatcaaaatcaaaatatagTAAAAGATACATGAAATCATGATAAATAGAACTGGATTACATTCAACGTGGTAATTATCATTGCAACGACCACCATCCTTTGGTTGTTATAGACAGTCTAATCCGTCTATCAATCCCATTGCCGCCTACACAGGATATGGTAGATGGACAATATAATCCTTATCCTTACAATTAATAAACTATTTCATGTCTAATCAAAGctatatacatacacatatatatatatatatgtatgtatgtatatatatatatatatatatgtatatatgtatatatatcggtcttctttatattcatattaactCGATTCATATTGTAGGATAGAGATAATTATCGatccaaataattttttacaatTGCAATTCTTTCAATTAATTGAAACCAAAATCGTGACATttgttctgataccaattgtagaaTTGAATGCTTAGTTGCTTTATCATAAGTTATAGCTGAGGCTAATTAtataattcaaatcttttaaaccatacaacagctcaagcatcACGTCTCAATTGATATACATAATATGaataattattgcacccaacaatatttacaataaaaaataatattttttgataatcGAATCATATCTAAAATCTATCTTGTTTTAATTACACACCAAAATGTCTCTTTCCTTTAAAAATATCGCAAGAGTctattttcataaatttattaGCCTAGTATAACTATTACATCTGACATTtccaatttcaaaaaataatcaaaGTCTGTTAACTATAGGATAATTAttgataaacaaaaaaattccaGAATTTATAATCATACAATTCTGTCTAGAAATCCACATGATCTGATAGTAACATACTCAATTTTAGTTcttcgaaaaaaaaattaaaNTAtttaattatgaatattttaattaattcaaaaagtTTTTCCCAAATCTAAATACTTGTATCCTAGACTAGATAGTTTTTGTGGGGGCGGGGGGACAATAGGAAAAAGTGAAAGAGATACTCTGCAATCAAAGCTTCGTTGGTTTGGAGAAATCTTTGACCCAAAGATGCAAGGAAACATGCAAAAGTGAACAAAGCTTGTGTTGATGTTAATAATGAAGTAATCCCCACTTGAGACATGTTGGATAAGATATAAATTAAGATATCTTTGAGTACTTTTATATATAATCGAATATGagttaaaaatattactatgTTGACGAACTCGATCAGTTCAAACTATACATCTATCCAATTGAAGAATTCAAGATACAAacgaattcaaatttcaaaatcgaGTTCGACTCATTGGATTAGACCATGACGAGGAGAGATGGACAAATttataaacaaacaaaaaattttaaaaaaaattcttttttgaaCCGATACTAAAAAATCAAACAGACCATTGATCATTCTCTcacgtaaaaaaaatataacgaTAATTTGAATCACGCTCAACTCCGAAACgataatatcaaatatatagataaaaaaaGTAGCGATAAGAGACAAAACCGCCCTAACTTACACTGGTAAGTATCTACGAGACAATGAGAGATCgtctttgttttgttttgtgtttttttttctttcaaattttagtcACGTAATTCCATAAAATGGgtcaaaatctttaatttttaagtgtataaATGGGCAcaaaaggataggtaaggcggAACAAATGCCTCTGGAATATCGATCCAAAGATTCAAAAACGTAACAGCACAATAACGAAAGAAAAAGAGACAAATTGAGAATCGGATCGTCTCGAGATTGGAGTCTCCCTTCGACAAACACCGCTTTCCAATATATTCTCTTTTTTAAAACTAttcacataataataataataataataatttattatccaaatgttttttttttagttttaaattttatcaacaGTGGTTTCACTGTTAAATGGTAGCTTCGATGCTACATGTGAAGGCACTACCTCACATAGTTTGGATGGACAAGATTCACAcacatatgtgattttaaaaaaattagtgtacCCCATGTATGTGTGGCTAAATTTGGGCCCTTGATTCTATCATGGAGATAGTGCCCCTACATGTATGATGAAATCAACCCTGTTAAATCATATAGATTATAACTTAATCTTTTCATCCACTCCCGCACCAAAGTTCAAAATATAACCTACTCGATATTAATTGATTAATATCCATTTATATTAGTAATAATAAGGAATTAAAGATCATATAACAAAGTAGAGAAGTATTGATcgtttaattatatttttttctcccTGTAATTATTTTGGTCAAACATTTCCAGCTGCTCTTTGTTAAGATTGACTAGTGTTTAAAGGGTGAGGTGAATAAACAccgaataaaaattttagaatttgaaaCTTGAGTGACTCTACATTAACAATCAAATTTTATTCTTAATCAAATGGGTACAATATAAAACtgctagataaaaaaaaatccaaagagGAAGTGAAATAAGTAAtgcataatatatattaaatgaaGCAATTAGTAAATGACACGATATTTGTTTCTAGAAGAATTTGATTAGTACAACAACTTGATCAAATCAACTTCTGTTGACTTCAAACTAGCTGAAATTCCTAGCTGCTCAACGACACACTTAATCTGTTCAGGAAATGTTTCCTGATAGTTACGATATTTCACTCTTTTTATCTACTCActaataaaaatgaaaagagTGAATTGAAACAACACAAAAGATCTTTAAATGATCGTGTAATTACCCGACACCACTCACTCGTGATCATTACTCATAGAACTTCTCCAGCCCAGACACTGGAGCTTTTACATCTACCTCAATAGGTACCAGGATTGCTTTGTCAAGACCTATATGTCCAGGAGGTCTTGGGTTCGAAtcctcaattggtaccaggattgcTTTGCCAATACCTATATGTTCAGGATGTCTTGAATTCGAATCCTGGTAATGTAAAAGCTCTCGTGCTTGGGCTGGAGAAGTTCTATGAATAATGATCGCGGGTGAATGATATCGGGTCATTACAGATCTGATGAGAATTATTCAGTTGTGCTTTGATGACCTAGGACAGCAAGAGAATTTCTTGATATAAATGCTGGAGAACTTGAATGCTCAATATAAAGTCTTTTAATTTGTCCATCCTGAGAGTAAAATTAGCATTTCTGGTCACATATAATAAggtcataaaatataattagaGAAAATTAGCATTTCTGGTCACATATAATAAggtcataaaatataattagaGAAGCACCCAAACATCATCGAATTGACTTGAATGGAGAAATTTGatcgaaaaatatatttaaaacttGGATTTCAAATAACACTCATCTTGAGTATACATCAGATCCAACTCGACCGTTATAAAATTTGCCTAAACTAATTCAATAATGGCTTTGAATTTTCAGACAATTTAACTTCATCCAACAACAAATCAAATGTAGTCAGGGTCTTTAATTTAACACTATTATTTCAAtatcttaatttaaaaattgtgcATCATTCAACCAAACCAACACAAAATAGTTGTCATAAAAGGGAATATACTTGCCTCTAATAGATCGCTTTAAAAAAGATATTCGAAGAACTTGGGAGATTATAAACTTTTGTGAGTCGGtagatatcttgtgagacgatcttacggatctttatctgtgaaacgggtcaaccctaccgatattcacaataaaaaataatactcttagcataaaaaagtaatattttttcatgaatgacccaaataagatatctgtatcacaaaatacgacctgtgagaccgtctcacacaagtttttgcttgtAAATGTTCTCGTTATGGTACTAAAATATCGGTTATTTAACAActaatgaatttaataaaaaaattatctaatatttattaatataaagttataaattttattttaaatatatcaaatattattttagaaataaGTATCATTTTTAAAGTTCATTTCAACAATTAATCAGTTTTTGAATATTACTTCCAAGATAAATctaaaaactaaaatatttcttgaaaaggaaaaaaataattcttAAATATCCCAAAAATAAGAGTAATGATTATATTAGCCCCAAATGAttgaaaacttaaaataattttttttaaaaccatcgGATTAAATAAAAACCAAACGAACCGATTTAAACATTAAATCtattttacataaatatttaatatgaaagaataatattttaaaa comes from Primulina huaijiensis isolate GDHJ02 chromosome 5, ASM1229523v2, whole genome shotgun sequence and encodes:
- the LOC140977548 gene encoding GATA transcription factor 19-like; its protein translation is MMHRCSSSNVVGGCTCGMYHTQSCNSFSMLFSMNNGYRGYDEGGDTYSFSNSSSSSVDCTLSLGTPSTRLTSENGHHGEKKRSSRISAFGWNILPSKQSPAPPSNSKSNRGGSSGNSGGDPLLARRCANCDTTSTPLWRNGPRGPKSLCNACGIRFKKEERRATAAAATSNGGSYGAMETQQMINNTWAAQPQKTPYYYGNEYQFLQEDNHLNTWRFNVTDRPSFVHDFTR